CCGAGCGCGCTAGAGAATACCACGACGAAACCCTACCCGCCGATATTTATAAGACCGCTGAATTTTGCTCGATGTGTGGGCCAAAGTTCTGCCCCATGCAAACCAAAATAGATGCAGAAGCCCTCAAGGATTTGGAGCAGTTTTTGGCTCGGCAACCAGTTGGGGAAGCTTTGACCTCAGCTTGATTCTTTGCAATGGAGTTCACTGTCAATCGAAGAGGACATGGCTAGTGAAAGCTAAAAAGAAAAGCTAAAAAGACAGGTGTAGAGGCAGGAGCTGGCCGATGGGGAGGTTACTGAAGTTACTTGGAGTTTTCCTTTTGACTCCTCTGGCTGGGATTTTTTGGCTTGGGCTAAAACAGACCCAGTTTTACCTGTGGCTATTTCGGCGAGAAATCCCTACTAGCCTAGAGTTAGGGGGCTTGGCCATGGTCTATATGATGAGTCTGGGCTATGTCTTTGGCTGGTTGTGGGGCTATTTGGTCGGCTTTGTCCTCTTGCCTAGACTGGGGGTTGAAGGCAGCATCCTGGCTAAGGTTCTGGTGGCTATCGGCATCTATCTCCTTTGGACACTGCTGGTGTTCGAGATTTTGTATCGGGACGCTCTGCGTCAAGTCCCATAAAGATTGGCTTCAGCTCACCCAGCTCCCCGAGGGTGCGCCGCTGAAGCCCTCATTTCCCGCTTACTGGGGTTGACTGCTGAGTTCTCCGCTCTTTCCAGCCGCAAGTCATGCTCAAGGTATGCTGAGGTTATAGGAACCCTTGCAATTGCTGCAATTGGCTCAATTGAGCAAAAGGGAGGATGACATGGCACTCAAACAACTCGGGCATGTCGCTGTGCGAGTGGAGGACATTCCCAGAGCAGTCGAGTTCTACCAGCAGTTGGGCATGGTCAATGTTTGGCAGGATGCAGACTGGGCTTACATGAAAGCCGGTGAAGATGGGTTAGCTCTGCTGGGACCAGGCTATCGCGCGGCGGGGCCTCACTTTGGCTTTGTCTTCGATAACTTGCAGGAACTGGAGCAAGAGCACCAGCGCTTAAAAAACCAAGGGATCCCTGTAGGTGCCATTCACGGGCATCGGGATGGTACAGCCTCCTTTTATGGCAAGGATCCCGATGGTAACCTGTTTGAGTTTTTGTATGAACCTGCCGGAACCTTTGATGAAGCTCAC
The DNA window shown above is from Thermostichus vulcanus str. 'Rupite' and carries:
- a CDS encoding VOC family protein is translated as MALKQLGHVAVRVEDIPRAVEFYQQLGMVNVWQDADWAYMKAGEDGLALLGPGYRAAGPHFGFVFDNLQELEQEHQRLKNQGIPVGAIHGHRDGTASFYGKDPDGNLFEFLYEPAGTFDEAHTTC